The DNA sequence GGgcagaggtggtggggggggggggggggcagcaggggcaGACTCACACTAGCAGGAACACCACGGCCATCAGGGTCCATTCTGGGCTCTTGTGGATGATGTTGGAACTTGTGAACCTGTCAGAAATAACAAATGTCAGAGGTAAAGGACCATGTGACCATATGTAACCCTGGCAGGagaaggttagggttagggtagcagagggcaggggagggtggcagagggcaggggagggtggcagggggcaggggagggTAGCAGAGGGCAGGGGAGGGTGGCAGAGGGCAGGGGAGGGTGGCAGAGGACAGGGGAGGGTAGCAGAGGGCAGGGGAGGGTAGCAGAGGGCAGGGGAGGGTAGGAGAGGGCAGTGGAGGGTAGCAGAGGGCAGGGGAGGGTGGCAGGGGGTAGGGGAGGGTAGGAGAGGGCAGTGGAGGGTAGCAGAGGGCAGGGGAGGGTAGGGGAGGGTAGGAGAGGGCAGCGGAGAGTggcagggggcaggggagggtagcagagggcaggggagggtggcagggggcaggggagggTAGGAGAGGGCAGTGGAGGGTGGCAGAGGGCAGGGGAGGGTggcagggggcaggggagggTGGCAGTGGAGGGTAGGAGAGGGCAGGGGAGGGTAGCAGAGGGCAGGGGAGGGTGGCAGAGGGCAGGGGAGGGTGGCAGAGGGCAGGGGAGGGTAGCAGAGGGCAGGGGAGGGTGGCAGAGGGCAGGGGAGGGTAGATTCATTGGTAAATCCTGTGGTAAATCATATGTGGAATGCGGTGAGACCAAGCCAAAGGAGTGGAGAGCGTGTGGGACCGGGTTTCAGGTCGACCTCTGACCGCAGCCGGTGCCAGCAGCTGGCAGCGAATGAGGCGGCGTGATGAGCTTACGGCGGAGGAGCACGACTGCGAGGCGAGGAGTCGTTTCAGGAAGTGGGTACAATCTGAGCGGCTGAATGGCGGGCGGTGGCGAGACCGAAAGCCGCAGCGCACTCAGGGGATGGAGCCAATCACGGCCAGCCGCCCCCAAAAGCAGACGTCTCCCTCTTCCAGTCTTACCTTCTGACGTTTCTCACAGCCCCCTTAtcagacccctcccccccatcaaTAATTCAGCCCAACAAATATTACCATTTTGTGGGGAGATGGGAATGAATTAATCATAGGTGTCTCTGAAGACGGCGGTGAAGGTGTCACCCTGCACTCTGCGAGGATCGACTGGGCGACCTGATTGGGGAGGGCGTGGGTctctgaccccccacccccctaaccACTCGGCGAGCACTTTAGCGAGCGGAGGAGAAGGTTAAAAGCCTCCGCGGCCCACAACGGGATGCCAGGGTCCCAGaacaaacccccccacccccgcctgaAAGAGAGGTAGGGCAACTAATGGAATCGGGTTTGACAGCCAGCACATGTACTTCATTCCTGCTCtactgcaagggggggggggggtccctcctCATCGATTGGGGGACGTTGTGACACCATGATACTGGTCACTGCCTGTTCACAGAGGTGTTTACAGGGCAGGCTGACAGGCTCAGACTGGAACAGTGGATTTGGGTCGGGATTGATGAAGACAGGCCTGAGTaacaggtcacacacacacgcacacacacatacaggacagacagacagaccacacacacatacagacagagagacacacagacacacacacaaaaatgcacacaaacactgacagaccgacacacacaaacgcacagagacacagacacacacaaaaacagacacagacacacacacacaaacgcacacaggcacaaacactgacagacacacacagacagagacagacagacagacacacgcatgcacgcacgcacacacacacacacacacacgtgcgcacTCTCCCATCTCGCAGGATCTGGGGTGTGAAGTCTTCACAAAGCCCGGCTGGATCTGGACTCCCCACAGTGACACCACAGGATCCATTAAGCAGCCTGACTGACGCTTCAGTGCCGCCGGTGGGACGGCCAGCCCTTGCCAGACAAGCGCGGTGTCGGACTACGGTGCCGGTCACACCCCAGGACCAAACGCGAGGGAGCTGCACTGCGTGCCATCGCCATGACGGAGGATCTGCTCGTcagcgccccctcctggcaGCCTCTATATCACCCTTTTCAACCAATTGCTCCCCCGAACAGTGAGCAAAATAAATCTGCCGAGGAAATGAAGTGAGTCCCACAGGAGGCTTCCAgacagggggggggcagcatcacGACGGaaaaagaagggggggggggggacgtgggGGCAGGCCTTGAGCAGCAGACTCACACCTCACCAGTCAGACTGAAAGAACTCTTACCACCCACAGGAATCAGAAACCAAAAGCTGTCTAACGCTGCTATTTTTCTAGAAATTTTCAGTCTGATATTTTTACAAACCGAAGGGGAAACACccaaaatgaaatcattacatGCTGTTCCTCAGGGTCCCCCTGGCCAGAATCTCCATCGGATGGCGCTATTTATGTATCGGCGTGATGATCTCAGTGGCCCATTTCCTGTATCGAACAGGAAGTTCGAACAGGAGGCAACTGCAAAGCCAGACTCACCGGAATGTCCTGACGAGGTTGCTAACGTCAGCCGTGACGTCGTTCATGGTCAGGCCCAGCGGTCCGACGACGTCTCTGaggctgccgggggggggggggttaatgagCCACTCCCAGCAGCACACACTGCTTTATGTCCCAATGTTGGCAGGATTTCAAAGCCCCCCCGTGTCCGGCAGGTAATCAGGTTACGCGATTGTTCGCTTATTGCCAGTCCATTAAAAATGCAGAGCCATGCGATAGCACTGACCTGACAGCAGACCCAGAATTACTGCACAGGCCAAAAGCTCTATTCAATTAGCTTAAAAACCCGGGCCGTCCTGAGGGCTCACAGATACACCTGAGGGTCACCCCGGTGAGCACAGATGGCCAGGTCAGTCTGGGCGAATGAGGTCTGAAGCCGGTGCATGAGAGCATCCTGCACTTTCACACCCACCTTCTGCAGAGCTTCTCCATGACAATGCTCTTCTGGATCATGTGCTGGGAGCGGGAATCGACCAGCGGGAGGGCCAGCGCgtcactgggggggggctgtggagATTAGCATGGGGTCAGAGCCCAGAGaagcatgggggggggtggtcgggGAGATCTGCAGGGGGAGACTGGGTCAGAGCCTGGGGAAGCGAATAGGGTGGGGGGCATTTCTGATGGAGGAGAGGCGACCTTTTagaaccccctccccagtgTGACACGTGCTGTGCTAAACCTCACCCTTACAGCTTGGGGGGGAATAGCAATAAGGCGACTGGGGGGGCCCCTAAAACCAAATGACAGATGAGAGTTCCTCCTGCcttttcccacaatgccctgcTGCTCTTCTCCACCATCATGCCGGCAAACGGGTCTAAAAGTCAGAGCAACACCTGCCTGTATCTGAAACTCTGCACCTTTTCTGAACAAAACGCGAGACGTTGATGCCAAGCGGAGCCCACAGTGAAAAACAGTGCCCCCTAGAGAGCCCCAGTGCATACTGCACGCACCGGAAGATTTCAGAACCTCAAAGATAGCATCTGATTGTGAACTTTGTGCAAACCTCGGCAGAGACCGCAATGAGACCTTGACAGCTTTTTCTGTCTTTGGGGTTTGGTGTCATGTTTTCGCAGTAACACTGAAGTTTCTGTGAAACACTCAGAAGGAAGGGAGGTGACCTTAACATCACCAACCCTGACTTGCGAAGTTTGGCAGAAACTTACCAGAAATATGAGCCTCTTCTGAGTTCACAGATTTGTGCCTATTATCCATGATCCTATCAGCACATTCGTATTTGTACTTTCTTGGTATCAATCACCAACATTACAAACAAAGTCAAGTAGCACCTGCAGGAACTAAACAAGTGAAGAAAAATCTTTTACTTTGTGTGGGTTTGATTTAAATGTCTAAGAATGAATAGAGAGATTCAAATCACCCAAGTGGGTGCCGTCTGTCTGTAGGGGCAAGGAGATCCTGGCAGGTTCAGGGGGCCAAGCACTGTATAGGAACCCCAAAAACTCTTATTGGGGGCCCCCCCATTGGAAACTCTACGCAGGGACACACTCCCCCTGCCGTTCCCAAATCCCGGCTCAGCAAATTTGATCTACAGAGGAAATGTGGGAGAGTGTACATGAGAGTATACGTGTTTGTAAAATGCCCACAAATCCATTGGCTTACCACCAGAGGTAGATAGTTCAGatccaaaaactaaaaatccagaccaagattttgtttcaaccaaccagtactctgtgactgactctttatactcaattgcttggttgaaacaaaatcttggtctggattttaactttctggacctggacaATCCACCTTTGGTTGGCAGAGAGCCCTCCCTATCCAGCTTGGTCCATGTTTTCCCGCTTCTGGGCCAGGTTTCTGTAGACCCACCCTATCCCTGTACGGGCGGACTCACCTCCACCCCTTTGTCTGCTGGCTCCGCCCCCAGCCCCGCCTCCTCAGGCAGGGTACACTCGCCGTAAAACTCCCGCACCCTCAGGGTCAGCTGCTCCGTCTCCTTGCGCAGGGTTTCGTAGTCTGGGACCGGGGTTGTTACCCTCCCCCCCAGCGTCCCCGCGGGTCGCTTAACGGGGTCTTCCACACACTCCTCCAGGTCATCCTCATCCAGCTCGTCTTCATCTGGTTCCTCCTCCACGTCCCAGGAACCATAACCAGGCCCATAGAGGAGGTGCAGAGTCTCCTGGGTCCTCCATTCTGTCAGCGTGCTCCTCAAGCCCTCCAGCATGGTGGTCCTGAGTGCCTGGGGACCGGCCcggcccccccccaccgcccccagTCCCAGCAGACCCCGCAAGCCAGCCGCACCCTTCCTGCTCATGCCCACCTGGGTGAAACCTTGGTTAGCACTGGATGGGGCATGAACTGCGGTCGGGGCATTAGTGGTGGGAGGGGCATTTGAGGTAGGTGGCGTGTGAGGATTGGGCGGAGCGTTAGCTATGGGCGGGGCGTTAACGCCGGGCGGGGAATTAGCTGTGGGCGGGGCGTTAACGCTGGGCAGGGCATTAGCTCTGGACGGGGCATTAACAGTGGGCGGGGTGACAACGCTGGGTGGGGTGTTAGCTGTAGACGGGATGTTAACGCTAGGTGGGGCGTTAGCAGTGGGTGAGGTGATAACGCTGGGTGGGGCGTTAGCTGTAGGCGGGGCGTTAGCTGCGGGCGGGGCGTTAACAGTGGGCGGGGCGTTAACAGTGGGCGGGGCGTTAGCAATGGGTGAGGTGATAACGCTGGGTGGGGCGTTAGCTGTGGGCGGGGCGTTAGCTGTGGGCGGGGCGTTAACAGTGGGCGGGGCGTTAACAGTGGGCGGGGCGTTAACAGTGGGCGGGGCGTTAACAGTGGGCGGGGCGTTAACAGTGGGCGGGGCGTTAGCAATGGTTGAGGTGATAACGCTGGGTGGGGTGTTAGTTGTAGGTGGGGCGTTAACAGTGGGCGGGGCGTTAGCTGCTAGCTGCTCTGGGCTTTGGCCCGGAAGAGGGGGAGCAGCCTGTgctccctctccctccaggCTGCATGAGCTCAGGAGGAGGCAGGTTTCCTCCGCAGTACACTTCCGACGTCCCTCCTCCCCCTCATGTCTCAGCTCTCCTGCCCCTCCGCTGTTCACACTTGTACGTGTCTCCATGCTGCTTGTGTGGGTCGTGTCCCTAAATGTCACCCGCTTCTTGCCCGCTGGGCGACGCCCGGTCCTGGTCTGCTCCCCCGGCTGTGTCTTCATGGGCACCGACCGTCCCCCTGAGACCACGCTGGACACAAACTCCTGCTCAGAGTCACTGCTTTTGCCTTCGCTGTCCGAGGAGTCAGTAGGGGGCGCCATCTCAGCACCGGGGTTCTCAATGTCACCCTCGGTGACAGGCTGCTCAGCAAGCTTCACCTCTTCTCCAGAcctgccgctgtgtgtgtggggggggaggtgaaggAGGTTAAAGCAGCACGGGGACACACCCCTAAATACCACATCACCATGACAACAATCACGCAGTCCTCTACATCTTCCCTGCAACCTGTGGTCAAACTGGTGATGCAGCGCACATACCTAAACAGgtgtaatgtattttatattccATAAGTAAAATCCACAGGGTGTAACTCGGACTGCCTCGGACAGATACAGGCCCCCACCCGGAGCAGGAGAGTGGGGGATGGAGTGAGGGATGGCTGTAAAAATCACAACAGTGTTGTGTCTTCTGTTTTCTGATATAATGGAGAAGAAAATCCATGAACAGGCTGCAGCCTCACGGCCAAGAAACTCactccctgttttttttccccgtccGCTAAATGACAGGAGGATTTCATCAAAGGACGAAATCAGCAGTCTCCAATTATACCAGACAAAGGCTGAGCAAACA is a window from the Paramormyrops kingsleyae isolate MSU_618 chromosome 21, PKINGS_0.4, whole genome shotgun sequence genome containing:
- the rpap2 gene encoding putative RNA polymerase II subunit B1 CTD phosphatase rpap2 isoform X2; the protein is MCRRQTPRRAERVEVTGVRGKISMEVAPGSCRARKPGKKGGKAVKPQTAVEIAKRREALRESLRQKLELEQKALRIVERLLEDSVTDEFLVDCARFIAPANYTDTVEERSIAKMCGYPLCSNKLVNVPKQQYKISTKTNRVYDITERKCFCSNFCYSASKYFSSQISKTPLWLRGDERPPDVQLLQEGESGRSGEEVKLAEQPVTEGDIENPGAEMAPPTDSSDSEGKSSDSEQEFVSSVVSGGRSVPMKTQPGEQTRTGRRPAGKKRVTFRDTTHTSSMETRTSVNSGGAGELRHEGEEGRRKCTAEETCLLLSSCSLEGEGAQAAPPLPGQSPEQLAANAPPTVNAPPTTNTPPSVITSTIANAPPTVNAPPTVNAPPTVNAPPTVNAPPTVNAPPTANAPPTANAPPSVITSPIANAPPTVNAPPTVNAPPAANAPPTANAPPSVITSPTANAPPSVNIPSTANTPPSVVTPPTVNAPSRANALPSVNAPPTANSPPGVNAPPIANAPPNPHTPPTSNAPPTTNAPTAVHAPSSANQGFTQVGMSRKGAAGLRGLLGLGAVGGGRAGPQALRTTMLEGLRSTLTEWRTQETLHLLYGPGYGSWDVEEEPDEDELDEDDLEECVEDPVKRPAGTLGGRVTTPVPDYETLRKETEQLTLRVREFYGECTLPEEAGLGAEPADKGVEPPPSDALALPLVDSRSQHMIQKSIVMEKLCRSLRDVVGPLGLTMNDVTADVSNLVRTFRFTSSNIIHKSPEWTLMAVVFLLVSIIWKWEDANKSGHKEIFFGGAAGRFQLAFAEAMRA
- the rpap2 gene encoding putative RNA polymerase II subunit B1 CTD phosphatase rpap2 isoform X1; protein product: MCRRQTPRRAERVEVTGVRGKISMEVAPGSCRARKPGKKGGKAVKPQTAVEIAKRREALRESLRQKLELEQKALRIVERLLEDSVTDEFLVDCARFIAPANYTDTVEERSIAKMCGYPLCSNKLVNVPKQQYKISTKTNRVYDITERKCFCSNFCYSASKYFSSQISKTPLWLRGDERPPDVQLLQEGESGRSGEEVKLAEQPVTEGDIENPGAEMAPPTDSSDSEGKSSDSEQEFVSSVVSGGRSVPMKTQPGEQTRTGRRPAGKKRVTFRDTTHTSSMETRTSVNSGGAGELRHEGEEGRRKCTAEETCLLLSSCSLEGEGAQAAPPLPGQSPEQLAANAPPTVNAPPTTNTPPSVITSTIANAPPTVNAPPTVNAPPTVNAPPTVNAPPTVNAPPTANAPPTANAPPSVITSPIANAPPTVNAPPTVNAPPAANAPPTANAPPSVITSPTANAPPSVNIPSTANTPPSVVTPPTVNAPSRANALPSVNAPPTANSPPGVNAPPIANAPPNPHTPPTSNAPPTTNAPTAVHAPSSANQGFTQVGMSRKGAAGLRGLLGLGAVGGGRAGPQALRTTMLEGLRSTLTEWRTQETLHLLYGPGYGSWDVEEEPDEDELDEDDLEECVEDPVKRPAGTLGGRVTTPVPDYETLRKETEQLTLRVREFYGECTLPEEAGLGAEPADKGVEPPPSDALALPLVDSRSQHMIQKSIVMEKLCRSLRDVVGPLGLTMNDVTADVSNLVRTFRFTSSNIIHKSPEWTLMAVVFLLVLAVVSPVLRGVLGSPSSVGFMSTLMRELTIEEQELQGLVGIFRRPVSSRHI